The nucleotide sequence TTCATCTAAAACATCTTTATTTAATTCCTCTTTGGCAGCTTTCTTTTTTACACAATTTTCATCACATGGTTCTGTCCCACACGCAGCAGGTGCCGGCATAGATAATTCTTCCTCTTTAACTTTCTCTGCTTTTGCCGTTTTCTCTACTTTTTTTTGTTTATTCGGTTTATTTGGTTTTTTTATCTCTTTTTTTTCTACTTCCGGTCTAGTTTTTTTATCATCTTTTTTGTTTTCTACTTTATTTTTATGATTTTCATCTGTTATTTCTTTTTTCGGAGTTTCTTTTTTATTTTTTTCCCTTAATCTCATGGCCATTTTTTCCTCTATAGTCATCTTGTTAGATTTATTCATTGTAGCCTCCTCTATATAATCCCCTCTTCTGAAAAACTATAATATTTTTCCGGGGTTATAATTATATGATCTAAAACCCTCACTTCCAAAGGTTCTAGTATCTTTTTTAACTTTTTAGTCATCTCAAGATCTGCCTGAGATGGCTTTGGATTCCCAGAAGGATGATTATGAGAAAATATAACCGATTTCGCATTATATTTCAATACACATTTCACTATCTCCCTAGGATATATCTGGCTCCTATCTATCGTTCCTAAAAATATAATTTCATCTCCTAAATACTTGTTATCAGCACTTAAAAATATAATTTTAAATACTTCTTTCTCTAAGAGTCCTATACTACTTTTTAAATAATCATATGCAGCTTCTACAGAATTTAAAACAATCTGTTCTCTGAATTTTTCCTTGTATAATTTTTTATTTAAATCGTGTAGGAGTCTAAAATAAATACAGGTATTTTCGGTTATTCCTTTTATTTTTAATGACAATATCTCATCTTTAGACGCGCTCAAAACCCTCTCTAAAGTTTTAAACTCATTTAAAAGCTCCTTGGCTGATTCTTTCGTATCTTTCATTGGGATGGTATAAAACAATAGTGCCTCTAAAATTTCATATTCTAGAAATCCATCCAGACCATTTTTTAAAATTTTAGTTCTAATCCTGTCTCTATGCCCTGAATGTTCTTTAGCTTTCACGACATTCCCCCTGCTATCCTAAGATTTTATAGACTTGTTTTGGAGTTTTCATCCTTTTCATAACCTCTAAAGCTGAGGTTACTATTGGATAGGCAAGTACTGCCCCTGTTCCTTCTCCAAGCCTCATATTCATGTCTAAAAATGTTTTTCTCCCCAAAGTTTTACTTATAATTGCCATTCCAGGTTCTTCACTTCTATGGGTAGCAATCATATATTCCACTGTATTAGGAGCGATTTTTTGAGCAACCAATGCCGCCACACTTGATATAAATCCATCGATCAATATCGGTTTAGAATTAGCTGCACATCCAAGGTATATCCCTGCCATACAAGCAATATCTAAACCTCCTACACATCGTAGGATCTCTATAGGATCATTTTCAAAGAGGTTGTATTTTTCTACAGCATCCTTTATCACCTTTTTTTTCTTCATAAGTCCCTGATCACTCAGTCCGCCACCACGGCCCACAATCAGATCTAAATTTTCCCCTGTCAATGCATATAGAATAGCACTACTTGTAGTAGTATTTCCTATCCCCATCTCTCCATTAGAGAATATATCATAATCCAAGTTTTCTTCAACGATAGATATACCTACTTCTATAGCTTTTATACATTCATCATAGGACATAGCCGGCTCATATACAAAGTTATTGGTACCTTTCTTTATTTTTTTTCTGTATAGATTTGGGTATTTTCTGTCTATCTCTCCTGCTATCCCTATATCTATTAATTTAAAATCAACATCCAATGTATCACATAAAATTCCAATAGCAGCTACCTTGGACAGCATCGCTTCAGAAACAATCTTAGTATATTCAATAGGACAAGACGAAACTCCTTCTTCAACTATTCCATTGTCTGCCGAAGCCACTAGATGTAATTTTTTTAAAATCGCATTATCCAGCCTTCCGGTTATTCCAGAAATTTGAATAGCTAACTCTTCTAATTTTCCGAGACTGCCTAAAGGCTTCATCTTTCCATCCAATATTTTTTTGGCCTCTTCAGCTACCTCGATATTCAAAGGTTTTATCCTCTTTAATGTTGTCTTATATAATTCCATCGACATCTCCTATATTAATCCCCTTTAAGATTGGATATCCATCTGTAAATTCTATAACTATTATTCCGGCATAATTAGGAGCAAATTTCCAGTATCCATTCAATTCGCCAGAAAAATAATAACTTAAGATACAATTTATTACTCCCCAATGACATACTGCCACTATATTCCCACCAGATAGGTCCAATGATTCTACAAAACTCACACATCTTTCCTGCAATTGCTGGACACTTTCCCCTGTTTTATAGTCGTATGACTGCCAATTTTCTTTCCATTCCACAGCATCTTCAGGATGTTTTTCCAATATTTCTTCATAGGTAAGACCCTCTAAAACCCCAAAATTCAGTTCCTTCAGTTCCTCTACCAAATTCAAATCATAATTTTTTATATTTATTATCTCAGCTGTTTCTGCTGCCCTTTTTAATGGGCTGCTATAGATCTCTTTATACTCTATACTAGATAATATCTCCTTTGTTCTCAGAGCTTGACCCTGTCCTTTTTCTGTAAGTTTAGGATCCAAATGCCCGAAAAAAATATTTTCTTTATTCAGTTCACTCTCTCCATGTCTTACCAAAACTAGTTTACCCATTTATAGCTCCAACCAGAAGTACAATTATTGTAGACATCTCAACTACAGCACCTAGGGTATCACCTGTTATCCCACCGATCTTTCTTTCCATTAATTTAGCAAAATATATTCCCAAGATACTAACTACTAAAAGAGCGTATATTCCTGTCATACCTATAAAATAATATGAAAAAGCAGCTGTTATAGCAAACGAGATCATCACACCTACCATATTTGTTTCCTCTACTATGTGTTTTCCCATTCCACTAGGTCTGGCATATTTTCCTACTCCACAGTTTAAAGTACTGTTAAATCTTGCTATTACAGGCATTACAAGTAAAAAATAAGGTGATTCATCTACCGATATAACCTCTTTTAACAGTGTTCCTTTTAGAGCAAAATAAATTATTAAAGATAATGCTCCATTACTTCCAATCCTAGAGTCTTTCATTATCTCTAGCATACGTTTTTTACTTCTATAACTAAATATCCCATCAAATGTATCAGCTAAACCATCTAGATGCAGTCCACCTGTAAGTACTATATCTATTAAGATTATCAATATTGCTATTACCTCTGGGCTGTCAAAAAATTGATTTAAAACTATAAATGAATAATATAAAATCGCTCCTATTATCATTCCAACTACTGGAAAAAACTTCATAGCCTTCCCTAATTTTTTTGGTTCATACTCCATTTTTGGAGTAGGTATTCTTGTCATAAACTGTAAAAGAAGTAAAAATCCCTTCATCACATTCCTCCTATTAATTCTCTATTTTAATTTAACTTTAAGTCCTGAAACCACCATATAAGCTTCATGGCTTTCTTCAGCAATTCTTTGATTTATCCTGCCTGAAATATCTCTAAAATATCTTCCCAGGGGATATGGCGGTACCAGCCCCATCCCTAATTCATTGCTGACAATTATAAAATCCCCTCTGTGTGAACTTATGCATGCCAAAAGGTTATCTATCTCTAAGATTATTTTAGCTTCCATCTCGTTCACCTCTGAAGGAGTCACCATATCCCAGTCTACATGGTTATCCAAAAGAAGGTTACTTACCATATTAGTCAGACAATCTAGAAGAACCACATCACTTTCTATCTTGCCCTCTAAAAGTTTCGTTACATTCTTATATCCTTCTACAGTCTGCCATTTTTCTCCCCTTTGAATCAGATGTTTATCTATCCTGTCCACCATCTCGTCATCATATGGGATCGCTGTGGCAAGGTATGTTCTCGTTTTATAATTATTCAGAGCTATACTTTCAGCCAGAGTACTCTTCCCACTCCTAGCTCCTCCTGTTATATATATAATTTTTCCCATTGTTCCCCCTGTATACTTTGCATAACCTAAAGATTATGGCTTTAGTTTAGTATATCACTTATAGACTGACATTTCAATTAACGGGATACCCCTATTATCTTGTATAATTTTTCCATATCTAGGGATTCTTCTACAACTTTAGCTAATTTATCATATTCTCTTTCTTTAAATTCCTCAAAAGTAGTTGTAGCATCTATTCCATCTAAACCTTTTTGTGCTCTTATGTTATTTAAAAAACCACGAGTGAATTCAGTATTATCAAAAATACCATGGATATAACACCCGATTATATTATTTTTTATAACTCCATTTATATATTTTTCTCCATCTAAAAATATTCCCTTTTCCTTACCGTTAGTTATACCTTGATGGATCTCGTATCCCTTTATTGGTTTACCATAAAGTCCGTCAAATAACCCGTCATCTGTTAATATTTCACCATTATATTGAAGGGTGTTCTTTGATTTTTCCATAGTAGTAGTAAGGTCAAGTAATCCTAACCCGGATATTTCACTGACATTCCCCTCTAATTTCTGAGGATCCTCTATCTTACCTCCTAGCATTTGATACCCGCCACAGATACCGAATATTATAGTTCCACTCTTAGCTAATTTCACTACCTTCTCTGCTATTCCCATTTCTTTTAATTCTTTCAAATCATCTATTGTACTCTTAGACCCAGGAATAATTATCATATCCTCATCCCCTAAATCCTCTACCCTGTCTATATATTTTATAGATACATCTTCATATAGGTTAAATGCATCTAAATCTGTAAAATTGGACATATGTTTTAATTTTATCACCGATATTCTTATGTCTTTATCTATAGTTTTTCTTTTAAATTTATCAGTTACTCCGTCTTCATCTTCTATATCTAATTTTGTGTGAGGCACTACTCCTAAAACAGGAACTCCTATAATTTCTTCTAACTGTCTGAGTCCAGGTTCTAAGATCTTCACATCTCCTCTGAATTTATTTATAACTATCCCCTTTACTCTGGCTCTTTCTTCAGGATTAAAAAGTGTCATAGTTCCTACTACACTTGCAAACACTCCTCCCCTGTCTATGTCTGCCACTAGGATTACAGGTGAATCTGCCATATGGGCCATCCCCATATTCACTATATCCCCCTTTGTAAGGTTGATTTCTACGGGACTACCCGCCCCTTCAATTATAGATACATCATAATTAGATTTTATATAATCATAATTTTTTAAGATCTCTTTTTTCAATCCTTCTTTATACTCTGAATATTTCACAGCTCCCATATTTTCTACAACTCTACCATTTAAAATCACTTGAGATTTTTTATTACTGGTAGGCTTTAGTAATATTGGATTCATATATACCTCTGGCTTTATCCCACAAGCCTCTGCCTGCACTACTTGAGCTCTTCCCATTTCCAGTCCGTTTTCAGTTATATATGAATTAAGTGCCATATTTTGCGATTTAAATGGACAAACACTATACCCCTTCTTATATATCAACCTGCATAACGCAGTAGTTATCAAACTCTTCCCCACTGATGATGCTGTTCCCTGAACCATTAGATTTTTATGTTCTTTCATTTTTTCCCCCCATCGCTTATAGCGAAACTAAAAAATTTCATTTTTTCTTTAAATATTTATAACATATCAAAATATACCATGATTTAAGGTTTATTTACAGTGATAAAAACAAGAAAAAAAGGAGTTAATCGGTATGATTAACCCCTTTTAAGTTATTTCTATTCCCATCCAGCTTCTACGTGGCTGTAATCTCCGTCTCTTCTTTTATATACTACATTTAATTCCTCTGTTTCAGCATTCATAAATATGTAGAATTTTTTACCCATTGTTTCCATCTGTAAGATAGCCTCTCCTATTTCCATAGGCTTAGCCATTATCTTAGTAGGAATGACCTTACTTGTTTTTTCCCTTGTTATATTTCCAGTCTCAGCATTATAGTCAAATTTCTTAAGAGCTTTAGCATGTTTATTGTCTCTTAATTTTTCCTTATATTTAGTCAATTGTTTTTCAAGTACATCTACTACTTCATCAATAGCAGCATATAAATCTACCTCTTCTACTGTAGCTTTTATTTTAGAACCATTTACATAAACTAATACATCTGCTGTATGAACTTTTCCTGTTTTTACGTGTTGTGCTGAAAGAGTGATATACACCTCCGCTATTTGATCAAAATATTTTTTGATTTTTCCTATTTTTTTCTCAGCATGCGCTCTTATTCCTGGTGTAACTTCTAAATGTCTCCCGCTTATAATCATTCTCATAGACTTCACTTCCTTTATTAGAAATTATGTATTTAGAGGTTTTAACTGTTCCTCTTAATTTAAGTATACCTCATTTTTTTGATTTTCCTACTTTAATTTTAAAAAAAAATTTTCTATATAAAAATAAGTAATGTAACATCACATTCAGATAGGCACAGTCTAGATTTTTATTTTTTTGTATATTTCATATTTTTTTAGATCCTTTAGTAATACCTTTATTTAAATAGAAATCTTGGTGATACCCATCGGGAGTGTAATTGCTAGATTATAAAAGTAAGGGCTCCCATTGTGGGAGCCCTTTTTCTAATAAATTATATATATTAGTATTTTTTAGGAGATTCTTCTCCTGTCAATACCCTTAAACCACCTTCAGCTAAAGCTAACATCTCATCTTCTCCAGGATATACCTTTACCTCTCCTATAAATGAAACCCTATCTGTGATATCCCCTACTATTTTCTTAGAATAAGCGATTCCCCCAGTTAAGATTATTGCATCTACCTTTCCAGAAAGTACAGCAGCCATAGCTCCTACTTCTTTAGCCACTTGATAACCCATAGCTTTTACAATTAAACTTGATTTTTCATCTCCGCTTTCAGCATTATCAGTAACTTCTTTCATATCATTGGTATCTAAATATGCTACTACCCCGCCATTTCCTTTGATCCTTTTTTTTATGAAATCCAGATCATATTTACCGCTTGTAGCCATCTTTAAAAGATCTCCAATAGGTAACTGTCCTGATCTTTCAGGTGAAAATGGTCCATCTCCATCCAGTGCATTATTTACATCTATAACTCTACCATTTGAATGAGCTCCTACACTGATTCCCCCACCAAGATGTACAACAATTAAGTTTAATTCATCATAAGATTTTCCCATCTCTTTAGCAGCTCTTCTAGCCACTGCTTTTTGGTTCAATGCATGAAAGATACTCTTTCTTTCTAATTCAGGAATACCAGATACTCTAGCTACTTCATCTAACTCGTCTACCACTACAGGATCTACGATGTATGAAGGTTTAGAGATAGTAGAAGCTATCTCATGAGCTATCCTTCCACCTAAGTTTGAAGCATGTTCTCCCAATACTCCAACCTTTAAATCTGCCAGCATATCTTCACTCACTTCATAAGTTCCACCAGCAATTGGTTTTAACAATCCACCTCTACCTACTATAGCTGCTAATTCTTCTATTTTTATACCTGATTCAGATACCGCATCTAAGATAACTTCCCTTCTAAACTCCAATTGATCTGAAATGTTTTCAAATGGTGCTAATTCCTCATTAGTATGTCTCAAAGTTTTTTCAAAGATCTCCTTTTCATTTTCATAGATCGCTATCTTTGTAGATGTAGACCCTGGATTAATTGCCAATATTTTGTAACTCATTTCTTTATCCCCCCTATGGACCATATATAAATTTATAATTTTCCTGCTGTCATTGCTCCTAAGATTATAGAATTTAACTTAGTTTCTTCACTATCTGCTCTGGAAGTAAGAATAATTGGAGCTGTAGCTCCTACTATCAACCCTGCTCCCTTAGATCTTGCAAAATAAGATATAGATTTATATAAGATATTTCCACCTTCGATATCTGGAGCCAATAAAATATCCGCCATTCCAGCTACTTCATGATCGATTCCTTTATGTTTAGCAGCCTCTAATGATACGGCATTATCTAGTGCAAAAGGTCCTCCTACTATACAATTTTCTATCTCTCCCCTTTTATTCATCTCTTCTAATTCATGTGCATCCACTGTATCTGGCATTTTTTGATTCATTTTTTCTTTAGCGCAAATACAAGCCACCTTTGGAACCTCTATCTCCAATGCACGAGCTACCTTTACAGAGTTATCTATTATTTTTTTCTTAGCTTCCACGTCTGGAGCTATATTCATCGCCGCATCCGTAATAAAAAATAATCTGTCATAATTTTCAATTTCAAATACAGCAACATGAGATAGTATTCCGTCTCCTCTAAGACCAACTTCCCTGTCTAATGCAGCTTTTAAAACTACACTTGTATCCACTAATCCTTTCATCAACATATCTGCTCTTCCACTAGATACTTCTATTACAGCTTGTCTAGCAGCTTCTACATCATCTGTTTTGTCGATAATTTTGTAGTTAGACAGGTCTATGTTCAGCTCTTTCGCGACCTTCTCTATCTTGGCAGAATCTCCTACCAATATTCCATCTACTACACCTTTTTTTCTAGCTTCCTCTACAGATAATAAAACCTCCCTATCTTGAGCTACAGCTACAGAAATAACTTTTTTTTCCCCTTGCTGTTGTGCCTTAGATAGTATTTCTTCAAAATTTTTCATCTTGCCCCCCTCGGTTATATTTCATACAAACTAAAAACCTATAATTACTCCAAGTGGAGTAATTATAAGATTTTAATTCGTAATCCCTTTTTAATTAATCAGTTACTAGCTCTAATTTTCCCTTGGTCAGATGATACCTTTTATCTGTTATGTTTGCTAGTTCTGTGCTATGAGTCACCACAATTATCGTTTGATTTTTTTCCCTACAGATTTTTCTCAAAAGATCATGGATAACCTCACTGGTTTCTTCATCTAAATTTCCTGTAGGCTCATCGGCTAATATTATCTTAGGTTCATTTATCATTGCCCGTGCTATCGCTACCCTCTGTTTTTCTCCACCAGACAGCTCGGTAGGTTTATGATCTAATCTTTCCCCTAACTGCATCTCTGTAAGTAATTCTACGGCTTTTTTCTTTACTTCTTCACGATTTTTCTTTTTCCCTATAAGTCCCGGCAGCATAACATTTTCAAGAGCTGAAAATTCCGGTAAGAGGTAATGAAATTGAAATATAAATCCTAACATCTCATTTCTTAAAAGGTCTATCTTTGAGCTGTGTGCCACACTTACATTTTTACCTGCATAATAAACATCTCCAGAATCCGGTTTATCTAACATCCCTATCATATTTAAAAATGTAGTTTTCCCTGAACCGGATTTACCAAGTACTGAAACAAATTCTCCCCTGTTTATCTCAAAATCCAAATCATTCAATATCTGTATATCTCTTTTTTTATCCTTATAACGTTTGTTTAACTTCTCTATCTTTAATATTATATCAGACATCTTTCATCTCCTATTTTTTCAAACATTTTGCTTTACCCGCATTTTTTTTAATCTTTAGTAACCTCTACCTTTTAGTCATACTTCAACGCTTCAACTACCTCTAATTTTGCCGCTTTATAAGCTGGAAAAATACTAGATAAAAATATAATAACTATATTTGCCGCAACTATTACCAACACTTCCTTAGAAGTTATCTCTACAGGTATTTTGTTTAAATAGTAAATATTAGTTATTTGATTTATTGCATTGTCCTTTACATACCAAAGAATCCCTCCTGATATACTCAGTCCAACTACAATTCCAAAAGATCCTAAAAAAAGTCCTTCCAACATAAATATTCTCATTATATTTTTACTGCTAAATCCCATAGACCTCATTATCCCTATATCTCTTGTTTTTTCCTTAACCAGCATATTTAATATTACCCATACTACAAAACCTGCAATAATTACAATCAATGAAAATACCAGTATCATCACTGTTTTTTCAAGGGATAGGGCAGCCAGTAAATTTCTATTTAGATCTCCCCAAGTTCTTGTGCTCATATTGGTTTTCATTTGAATCTGTCCCGCTACTTTGTTGGCACTGTATACATCATCTAAAAAAACCTCTAAACTAGTGACTGTATCACCAGTATAGGATAAAATTTGTACTGCACGGAGCGGAATTATTATCATAGTAGTGTCATACTCATAGTACCCTGATTGAAAGACTCCTACTATAGTCAGATGCATCTCTCTATTATCGGCAGATACCACAGTTATCCTATCTCCTAATTTTGCTCCCAGCTGATCAAACAGTTCTTTTCCTATGAGAAATTCTGTAGGTTTCTTTATTTCCATCGTTCCTGCAACTATTTTTTTATCTATATTCATGGCTGTTTTGGCATCATCAAAATCTAACCCGTTTATCTTTACTCCTGAAACATATGAACCAAAAATACCACTATATTTTAAGATCCCCTGGGTGGATATCTGAGGTACTGCACCCTTTACACCTTTTATCGATTCTATCTGGGTCTGGAGTTCCCTATAATCATCTATAGCTTCTCCATTCTTTGTAGCCACTACATGGGAACTTATAGACAGTATGCTGTCAACCATATTTTTATCTAATCCGTTGGCTATTCCTATGGAAACCGTAAGTACCGTTACACCAATAGCCACACCTAATATAGCTATTATACTCTGTCTTTTTCTCTCTAAAATATGCTTTTTAGCTATAAAAAATTCTATCATATTAATGTTAATCACCCTCCGTCTGTTACCAAAATTATACAACATAAAAACTGTTTGTACAATAAAAAAAAGACAGGTCCAAGACCTGTCTAATTAATTACTTTCTGATTCCTAACTTAGAGATTAACGTTCTGTAACCATCTAAATCTTTCTTGATCATGTAGTCTAATAATCTTCTTCTTTTACCAACCATTTTCATTAATCCTAATCTAGAATGGTGATCCTTCTTGTTAGTTCTTAAGTGATCAGTTAAGTGATTGATTCTTTCAGTTAATATAGCTACTTGTACCTCAGTACATCCTGTATCAGTTGCTGTTTTTCCGAAATCTTTAATGATTTCTGCTTTAGTTCTCATTGCCATTGTTTGTTCCTCCTAAAAATTAAATTATCCAAACCAAGCCAAGGGCGACACCCCAAAACCTAGATATGAATTTAAAGTATTATAACAAAATAATCACATTTTGTAAAGTTGAAGTTTTAAATTTTTACCTAACCTAATATTTTTTTTAGATACTTTCCAGTATATGAAGTTTTAGATTTTATTATCTCTTCAGGTGTTCCTATGGCTATGATTTCTCCACCACCGTCTCCTCCCTCAGGCCCGATATCTATCACATAATCTGCTGTTTTCACCACATCTAAATTATGTTCAATTATAATTACACTATTCCCCTTATCTACCAATCTATTCAATACTTCCAGTAACTTTCTTATATCTTCAAAATGAAGACCCGTAGTAGGTTCGTCCAATATATAGATTGTATGACCCCTACTCATCTTCGACAGCTCGGTTGCCAGCTTTATTCTCTGTGCTTCCCCTCCAGACAGGGTAGTGGCAGGCTGACCTAATTTTATATAATCCAATCCTACATCTATCAATACCTTTAGTCTCCTCTCCAGAGACGGTATCTTATTAAAGAGTCCATAAGCATCTCCTACACTGAGATCCAAAATTTCAGAGATATTCTTTCCTTTATACTCTATTTCTAGAGTTTCACGATTATACCTTTTCCCCTTACACACTTCACATTCCACATAAACATCAGGCAGGAAGTTCATCTCAATCTTAATGATCCCCGCCCCTTGGCAGGCTTCACACCTTCCTCCTTTTACATTGAATGAAAATCTTCCTTTTTGATATCCACGAAGTTTAGCTTCATGAGTTTCAGCAAATATCCCACGAATATCATCAAACATCTTGGTATAAGTAGCTGTATTTGATCTGGGAGTCCGGCCTATTGGACTTTGATTTATGTCTATCACCTTATTTAGGTGGTCTAATCCCTTTATTTTTTTATAGTTCAATGGATATAACTTCCCTTTATTCAAACTATTGAACAGTACAGGATATAGAGTTTGATTGATCAAGGTAGATTTTCCGCTGCCGCTGACTCCTGTAACAGCTGTCATTATCCCCAGTGGTATTTTCACATCTATACCTTTTAGATTATTCCCGCAAGCTCCCAATAATTCCAAATATTCTTTGGATCTACGTCTTTTTGGAGGAACCTCTATATTTATCTCTCCCTTTAAATATTTTCCAGTAAGAGATTTTTTAGACTTCATAATCTGTTTAGGGGTCCCTTTAGCCACTATCTCCCCGCCAAACCTTCCAGCCCCGGGCCCTAGGTCAAAGATATAATCCGACTGCATCATGGTATCCTCATCATGTTCTACCACTATCAGAGTATTTCCTAATTCTTTAAGTCTATTAAGGGTTTTCAACAATTTATCATTGTCCCTCTGATGAAGACCTATACTCGGTTCATCCAATACATAGAGTACCCCTGTCAATCCACTTCCAATCTGAGTAGCCAATCTAATCCTTTGGGATTCTCCTCCAGATAGCGTTCTTGTCTCCCGGGCAAGACTCAGATAATCTAAACCTACATTTATCATAAAGTTAAGACGTTCTCTTATCTCCTTTAATATATCTTTAGCGATAGTTTCTTCCTTAGGATTCAGAATTAGTTCATTGAAGAATACTAAACAGTCTTTTATACTTAAAAAACTCACATCCATTATATTCATCTTATTAATTGTAATTGACAAAACTTCGTCTCTGAGCCTCTTCCCGTGACATTTGTTACAGATTTTACGCATCATGTATTTGTTCTCTATCTCATCTTTCATAGACTCAGAATTGGTTTCATAGTATCTTCTCTCTAAGTTCTTAACTATTCCTTCAAAATTTTTCATCCCATTATAGCTGAATTCCCGTCCAATATAGTCAACTTTGAATTTTTTTCCAGAACTTCCATAAAATATGATATTTTTGTCTTTCTTTGTCAGTTTTTTAAACGGTTTATCTAGGTCTATCTTAAAAGCTTTTGCCATAGCAGAAAATATCGTCCATACATACCCCTTTGCACTTGAAGCTCCAGGTATATAAAGTCCTCCATCATTA is from Psychrilyobacter atlanticus DSM 19335 and encodes:
- a CDS encoding histidine phosphatase family protein, whose product is MGKLVLVRHGESELNKENIFFGHLDPKLTEKGQGQALRTKEILSSIEYKEIYSSPLKRAAETAEIINIKNYDLNLVEELKELNFGVLEGLTYEEILEKHPEDAVEWKENWQSYDYKTGESVQQLQERCVSFVESLDLSGGNIVAVCHWGVINCILSYYFSGELNGYWKFAPNYAGIIVIEFTDGYPILKGINIGDVDGII
- the cobT gene encoding nicotinate-nucleotide--dimethylbenzimidazole phosphoribosyltransferase is translated as MELYKTTLKRIKPLNIEVAEEAKKILDGKMKPLGSLGKLEELAIQISGITGRLDNAILKKLHLVASADNGIVEEGVSSCPIEYTKIVSEAMLSKVAAIGILCDTLDVDFKLIDIGIAGEIDRKYPNLYRKKIKKGTNNFVYEPAMSYDECIKAIEVGISIVEENLDYDIFSNGEMGIGNTTTSSAILYALTGENLDLIVGRGGGLSDQGLMKKKKVIKDAVEKYNLFENDPIEILRCVGGLDIACMAGIYLGCAANSKPILIDGFISSVAALVAQKIAPNTVEYMIATHRSEEPGMAIISKTLGRKTFLDMNMRLGEGTGAVLAYPIVTSALEVMKRMKTPKQVYKILG
- a CDS encoding cobyric acid synthase, whose product is MKEHKNLMVQGTASSVGKSLITTALCRLIYKKGYSVCPFKSQNMALNSYITENGLEMGRAQVVQAEACGIKPEVYMNPILLKPTSNKKSQVILNGRVVENMGAVKYSEYKEGLKKEILKNYDYIKSNYDVSIIEGAGSPVEINLTKGDIVNMGMAHMADSPVILVADIDRGGVFASVVGTMTLFNPEERARVKGIVINKFRGDVKILEPGLRQLEEIIGVPVLGVVPHTKLDIEDEDGVTDKFKRKTIDKDIRISVIKLKHMSNFTDLDAFNLYEDVSIKYIDRVEDLGDEDMIIIPGSKSTIDDLKELKEMGIAEKVVKLAKSGTIIFGICGGYQMLGGKIEDPQKLEGNVSEISGLGLLDLTTTMEKSKNTLQYNGEILTDDGLFDGLYGKPIKGYEIHQGITNGKEKGIFLDGEKYINGVIKNNIIGCYIHGIFDNTEFTRGFLNNIRAQKGLDGIDATTTFEEFKEREYDKLAKVVEESLDMEKLYKIIGVSR
- the cobS gene encoding adenosylcobinamide-GDP ribazoletransferase, with amino-acid sequence MKGFLLLLQFMTRIPTPKMEYEPKKLGKAMKFFPVVGMIIGAILYYSFIVLNQFFDSPEVIAILIILIDIVLTGGLHLDGLADTFDGIFSYRSKKRMLEIMKDSRIGSNGALSLIIYFALKGTLLKEVISVDESPYFLLVMPVIARFNSTLNCGVGKYARPSGMGKHIVEETNMVGVMISFAITAAFSYYFIGMTGIYALLVVSILGIYFAKLMERKIGGITGDTLGAVVEMSTIIVLLVGAING
- the buk gene encoding butyrate kinase, whose protein sequence is MSYKILAINPGSTSTKIAIYENEKEIFEKTLRHTNEELAPFENISDQLEFRREVILDAVSESGIKIEELAAIVGRGGLLKPIAGGTYEVSEDMLADLKVGVLGEHASNLGGRIAHEIASTISKPSYIVDPVVVDELDEVARVSGIPELERKSIFHALNQKAVARRAAKEMGKSYDELNLIVVHLGGGISVGAHSNGRVIDVNNALDGDGPFSPERSGQLPIGDLLKMATSGKYDLDFIKKRIKGNGGVVAYLDTNDMKEVTDNAESGDEKSSLIVKAMGYQVAKEVGAMAAVLSGKVDAIILTGGIAYSKKIVGDITDRVSFIGEVKVYPGEDEMLALAEGGLRVLTGEESPKKY
- the cobU gene encoding bifunctional adenosylcobinamide kinase/adenosylcobinamide-phosphate guanylyltransferase produces the protein MGKIIYITGGARSGKSTLAESIALNNYKTRTYLATAIPYDDEMVDRIDKHLIQRGEKWQTVEGYKNVTKLLEGKIESDVVLLDCLTNMVSNLLLDNHVDWDMVTPSEVNEMEAKIILEIDNLLACISSHRGDFIIVSNELGMGLVPPYPLGRYFRDISGRINQRIAEESHEAYMVVSGLKVKLK
- the hpf gene encoding ribosome hibernation-promoting factor, HPF/YfiA family gives rise to the protein MRMIISGRHLEVTPGIRAHAEKKIGKIKKYFDQIAEVYITLSAQHVKTGKVHTADVLVYVNGSKIKATVEEVDLYAAIDEVVDVLEKQLTKYKEKLRDNKHAKALKKFDYNAETGNITREKTSKVIPTKIMAKPMEIGEAILQMETMGKKFYIFMNAETEELNVVYKRRDGDYSHVEAGWE
- the radC gene encoding RadC family protein; protein product: MKAKEHSGHRDRIRTKILKNGLDGFLEYEILEALLFYTIPMKDTKESAKELLNEFKTLERVLSASKDEILSLKIKGITENTCIYFRLLHDLNKKLYKEKFREQIVLNSVEAAYDYLKSSIGLLEKEVFKIIFLSADNKYLGDEIIFLGTIDRSQIYPREIVKCVLKYNAKSVIFSHNHPSGNPKPSQADLEMTKKLKKILEPLEVRVLDHIIITPEKYYSFSEEGII